Proteins from one Azospirillum ramasamyi genomic window:
- a CDS encoding SDR family NAD(P)-dependent oxidoreductase has product MFDDLKGRRVLITGSTQGIGLAAAQAFARHGAKVGINGRKAPADLDSILKAMESAGGEAAFFAGDLCSSAACKSVVDAFVERFGGIDVLINNAGGLVGRKPLEEIDDEFFDAVTDLNARSALMTTKHALPHLRQSAKDSGQTASVILVGSVAGYTGGGPGAGLYGAAKAWLHNIQKNWVAFHTKEGIRFNTVSPGTFDTAFHADKDEAAKARVSTGIPMGRFGKPEECAPTFLFFASHGCSGYITGQVLDVNGGQFMP; this is encoded by the coding sequence ATGTTCGACGATCTGAAGGGCCGCCGTGTCCTGATCACCGGTTCGACCCAGGGGATCGGTCTGGCCGCGGCGCAGGCCTTCGCCCGCCACGGCGCCAAGGTCGGCATCAACGGCCGCAAGGCGCCGGCCGATCTCGACTCCATCCTCAAGGCGATGGAATCCGCGGGCGGCGAGGCGGCCTTCTTCGCCGGGGATCTGTGCAGCAGCGCCGCTTGCAAGTCCGTGGTGGACGCCTTCGTCGAGCGCTTCGGCGGCATCGACGTGCTGATCAACAATGCCGGCGGTCTGGTCGGCCGCAAGCCGCTGGAGGAAATCGACGACGAGTTCTTCGACGCTGTGACCGACCTGAACGCCCGTTCCGCCCTGATGACCACCAAGCACGCCCTGCCCCACCTGCGCCAGTCGGCCAAGGACAGCGGGCAGACGGCCTCGGTGATCCTGGTCGGGTCGGTCGCCGGCTATACCGGCGGCGGGCCGGGCGCCGGGCTGTACGGCGCCGCCAAGGCGTGGCTGCACAACATCCAGAAGAACTGGGTCGCCTTCCACACCAAGGAGGGCATCCGCTTCAACACCGTGTCGCCGGGCACCTTCGACACCGCCTTCCATGCCGACAAGGACGAGGCCGCCAAGGCCCGCGTGTCGACCGGCATCCCGATGGGCCGCTTCGGCAAGCCGGAGGAATGCGCCCCGACCTTCCTGTTCTTCGCCTCCCATGGCTGCTCGGGCTACATCACCGGGCAGGTTCTGGACGTGAACGGCGGCCAGTTCATGCCGTAA
- a CDS encoding MBL fold metallo-hydrolase yields the protein MASQIPLSEDSSAIDPALDALRNDHTHEIAPDLAYRRLGIVNVVFWGPPGAGDREWVLIDAGLMGTKGFIRAAAAERFGRDSRPAAIVMTHGHFDHVGVLEDLAEEWDAPVYAHPLEHPYLNGQAAYPPGDPSVGGGAMAALARFYPRKPVNVGPRLRSLPEDRSVPVMPGWRWVHTPGHSVGHVSFWRERDRSMIVGDAFVTTGQESAYAVAVQRAEMHGPPMYFTVEWDKARESVAKLAALEPELVITGHGEPMRGAEMRTALHRLADEFDRIAIPRRGIYLEKPARAEDGTAYCGPEG from the coding sequence ATGGCCTCGCAGATCCCCCTGTCGGAGGACAGCAGCGCGATCGATCCGGCGCTCGACGCGCTGCGCAACGACCATACGCACGAGATCGCGCCCGACCTCGCCTATCGGCGGCTCGGCATCGTCAACGTGGTGTTCTGGGGTCCGCCCGGCGCCGGCGACCGCGAATGGGTGCTGATCGATGCCGGGCTGATGGGCACCAAGGGCTTCATCCGCGCCGCGGCGGCCGAACGTTTCGGTCGCGACTCCCGCCCCGCCGCCATCGTCATGACCCATGGCCATTTCGACCATGTCGGCGTGCTGGAGGATCTGGCGGAGGAATGGGACGCGCCGGTCTACGCCCACCCGCTGGAACACCCCTATCTGAACGGTCAGGCCGCCTACCCGCCCGGCGACCCCTCGGTCGGCGGCGGCGCCATGGCGGCATTGGCGCGCTTCTACCCCCGCAAGCCGGTGAATGTCGGACCGCGCCTGCGGAGCCTGCCGGAAGACCGCTCGGTGCCGGTCATGCCGGGCTGGCGCTGGGTCCACACGCCGGGGCACAGCGTCGGCCATGTCTCCTTCTGGCGCGAGCGCGACCGCTCGATGATCGTCGGCGATGCCTTCGTCACCACCGGGCAGGAATCGGCCTACGCGGTCGCCGTGCAGCGGGCGGAGATGCACGGCCCGCCGATGTATTTCACCGTCGAATGGGACAAGGCGCGGGAGTCCGTCGCCAAGCTGGCCGCGTTGGAACCGGAACTGGTCATCACCGGCCATGGCGAGCCGATGCGGGGAGCGGAGATGCGCACCGCCCTGCACCGGCTGGCGGACGAGTTCGACCGCATCGCGATTCCGCGCCGGGGCATCTATCTGGAAAAGCCGGCACGGGCGGAGGACGGGACCGCCTATTGCGGGCCGGAAGGTTGA
- a CDS encoding tautomerase family protein produces MPLVHISLRAGKPEAYRQAIFDGLYRAMHETFNVPEDDQFMAITEHDAVNFRYSSSYLGVSRGDDLVYIQITASNTRTVEQKKALFARIVELLGEDPGIRPQDVFVNIVEVAKENWSLGNGLAQYA; encoded by the coding sequence ATGCCGCTCGTTCACATCTCCCTGCGCGCCGGAAAGCCGGAGGCCTACCGGCAGGCAATATTCGATGGCCTTTACCGCGCGATGCATGAAACCTTCAACGTTCCGGAGGATGATCAGTTCATGGCCATCACCGAACACGATGCCGTGAACTTCCGCTACAGTTCATCTTATCTTGGCGTCTCGCGAGGGGATGACCTCGTATACATCCAGATCACGGCGAGCAACACCCGCACCGTGGAACAGAAAAAGGCTTTGTTCGCGCGGATCGTGGAACTGCTCGGCGAAGATCCCGGCATTCGGCCGCAGGACGTGTTCGTCAACATCGTCGAAGTGGCGAAGGAGAACTGGTCGCTCGGCAACGGCCTTGCGCAATATGCCTGA
- a CDS encoding LysR family transcriptional regulator yields MMDQPLDLDAVRAFLRIAELESFTRAAEAMRTTQAAVSLKLKLLEDRLGCRLFERTPRYVQLSPRGAAFLDHARDLLEAHDRALASLNEGRRRIAIGISDHVAGPELPALIARMNAQDPQLVIEIRIGSSGDLLQSFDRRELDTVIVRLHAGRNDGQLLTEEQFGWFAAPSWQHRADEPLPIATMAEPCGVRALAGQLLDAADVPWTEIFVGGGVAAVAAAVMAGLGVAALSPRMVPFGAVDVGPRLGLPALPRLPVILHTRVKDGRPREALAGLAAAFRSAVRG; encoded by the coding sequence ATGATGGACCAACCTCTCGACCTCGACGCGGTTCGGGCCTTCCTGCGCATTGCCGAACTGGAGAGCTTTACACGCGCGGCCGAAGCCATGCGGACGACGCAAGCTGCGGTCAGCCTGAAGCTGAAGCTTCTCGAAGATAGGCTGGGGTGCCGCCTGTTCGAACGGACGCCGCGGTATGTACAGTTGTCGCCACGCGGCGCCGCCTTTCTCGATCACGCTCGCGACCTGCTGGAGGCGCATGATCGCGCGCTCGCCTCGCTGAATGAGGGGCGCCGGCGCATAGCCATCGGCATCAGCGACCATGTGGCGGGGCCGGAGCTTCCCGCCCTGATCGCCCGGATGAACGCGCAGGATCCGCAACTGGTGATCGAGATCCGGATCGGATCGTCGGGGGATCTGCTTCAGAGCTTCGACCGCCGGGAACTCGACACCGTGATCGTCCGCCTGCACGCCGGGCGCAATGACGGCCAGCTACTCACCGAAGAACAATTCGGCTGGTTCGCGGCGCCAAGCTGGCAGCATCGGGCGGACGAACCTCTGCCGATCGCCACGATGGCCGAGCCCTGTGGAGTGCGGGCACTGGCCGGACAGCTTCTCGACGCGGCGGATGTGCCTTGGACGGAAATCTTCGTCGGCGGCGGCGTGGCCGCGGTGGCGGCGGCCGTCATGGCCGGACTAGGCGTCGCAGCATTGTCCCCACGCATGGTGCCATTCGGTGCCGTCGACGTCGGTCCCAGGCTCGGCCTTCCGGCCTTGCCGCGTCTGCCTGTGATCTTGCACACGAGGGTGAAGGATGGACGACCGCGCGAGGCGCTCGCCGGACTGGCTGCCGCCTTCAGGAGCGCGGTGCGAGGCTGA
- the acnB gene encoding bifunctional aconitate hydratase 2/2-methylisocitrate dehydratase, giving the protein MLEAYRQHAAERAALGIPALPLTAKQTSELIDLLKAPPAGEEAFLLDLITNRVPAGVDDAARVKAGFLAAVAKGNDSSPLISKVKATELLGTMLGGFNVQPLIDLLSDAECGAAAAEGLKKTLLVFDFFHDVKELADKGNANAKAVLQSWADAEWFTSRPEVPASMTLTVFKVSGETNTDDLSPAPDAWSRPDIPLHALAMLKNPRPGIEADEPGQRGPTKQLEELKKKGNLIAYVGDVVGTGSSRKSATNSVLWFTGEDIPFVPNKRFGGVCLGTKIAPIFYNTMEDAGALPIELDVNKMEMGDVIELRPYEGKALKNGEVIAEFAVKSEVIFDEVRAGGRIPLIIGRGLTARAREALGLAPSTLFRQSASPADTGKGFTLAQKMVGRACGLPEGKGVRPGTYCEPKMTTVGSQDTTGPMTRDELKDLACLGFSADLVMQSFCHTAAYPKLVDVKMHHELPDFISTRGGVALRPGDGVIHSWLNRLLLPDTVGTGGDSHTRFPIGISFPAGSGLVAFAAATGVMPLDMPESVLVRFKGEMQPGVTLRDLVNAIPLYAIKAGLLTVEKKGKKNIFSGRILEIEGLPELKVEQAFELTDASAERSAAGCTVLLNKEPIIEYMTSNITLMKWMIANGYADARTLERRIKAMEAWIADPQLLKPDADAEYAAVIEIDLADIKEPILACPNDPDDVKTLSEVAGDKIDEVFIGSCMTNIGHFRAAGKILNGKSDIPTRLWIAPPTKMDAMMLTEEGYYATLGKAGARMEMPGCSLCMGNQAQIRKGSTAISTSTRNFPNRLGIDTRVYLSSAELAAVAALLGKIPTNEEYLAQVGVVNKAAADVYRYMNFDQIPAFQEVAEKVAVPA; this is encoded by the coding sequence GTGCTCGAAGCCTACCGCCAGCACGCGGCCGAACGCGCCGCCCTCGGAATCCCGGCCCTGCCCCTCACCGCGAAGCAGACGTCCGAGCTGATCGACCTGCTGAAGGCCCCGCCGGCGGGGGAGGAGGCCTTTCTCCTCGACCTGATCACCAACCGCGTCCCGGCCGGCGTCGATGATGCCGCCCGCGTCAAGGCCGGCTTCCTGGCCGCCGTCGCCAAGGGCAACGACAGCTCGCCGCTGATCTCCAAGGTGAAGGCCACCGAACTGCTGGGCACCATGCTCGGCGGCTTCAACGTGCAGCCGCTGATCGACCTGCTGTCGGACGCCGAATGCGGCGCCGCCGCCGCGGAAGGCCTGAAGAAGACCCTGCTGGTCTTCGACTTCTTCCACGACGTCAAGGAACTGGCCGACAAGGGCAACGCCAACGCCAAGGCGGTCCTGCAATCCTGGGCCGACGCGGAGTGGTTCACCTCGCGTCCGGAAGTCCCGGCCTCGATGACGCTGACGGTCTTCAAGGTGTCGGGCGAGACCAACACCGACGACCTGTCGCCGGCCCCGGACGCCTGGAGCCGCCCGGACATCCCGCTGCACGCGCTCGCCATGCTGAAGAACCCGCGTCCGGGCATCGAGGCCGACGAGCCGGGCCAGCGCGGCCCGACGAAGCAGCTGGAAGAGCTGAAGAAGAAGGGCAACCTGATCGCCTATGTCGGCGACGTGGTCGGCACCGGCTCCTCGCGCAAGTCCGCCACCAACTCGGTGCTGTGGTTCACGGGCGAGGATATCCCGTTCGTCCCGAACAAGCGCTTCGGCGGCGTCTGCCTCGGCACCAAGATCGCCCCGATCTTCTACAACACCATGGAAGACGCCGGCGCCCTGCCCATCGAGTTGGACGTCAACAAGATGGAGATGGGCGACGTCATCGAGCTGCGCCCCTATGAAGGCAAGGCCCTGAAGAACGGCGAGGTCATCGCCGAGTTCGCCGTCAAGTCCGAGGTGATCTTCGACGAGGTGCGTGCCGGCGGCCGCATCCCGCTCATCATCGGCCGCGGCCTGACCGCCCGCGCCCGCGAGGCGCTGGGTCTGGCCCCGTCGACCCTGTTCCGCCAGTCGGCATCCCCGGCCGACACCGGCAAGGGCTTCACGCTGGCCCAGAAGATGGTCGGCCGCGCCTGTGGTCTGCCGGAAGGCAAGGGCGTCCGTCCGGGCACCTATTGCGAGCCGAAGATGACCACGGTGGGTTCGCAGGACACCACCGGCCCGATGACCCGCGACGAGCTGAAGGATCTGGCCTGCCTGGGCTTCTCGGCCGATCTGGTGATGCAGTCCTTCTGCCACACCGCCGCTTATCCGAAGCTGGTGGACGTGAAGATGCACCACGAGCTGCCGGACTTCATCTCCACCCGCGGCGGCGTCGCGCTGCGCCCCGGCGACGGCGTCATCCACTCCTGGCTGAACCGGCTGCTGCTGCCGGACACCGTCGGCACCGGCGGCGACAGCCACACCCGCTTCCCGATCGGCATCAGCTTCCCGGCCGGTTCCGGTCTGGTCGCCTTCGCCGCCGCCACCGGCGTCATGCCGCTGGACATGCCGGAATCGGTGCTGGTCCGCTTCAAGGGCGAAATGCAGCCGGGCGTCACCCTGCGTGACCTCGTCAACGCCATCCCGCTCTACGCGATCAAGGCCGGCCTGCTGACGGTCGAGAAGAAGGGCAAGAAGAACATCTTCTCCGGCCGCATCCTGGAGATCGAAGGTCTGCCGGAGTTGAAGGTCGAGCAGGCGTTCGAGCTGACCGACGCCTCGGCCGAGCGTTCGGCTGCGGGCTGCACCGTGCTCCTGAACAAGGAGCCGATCATCGAGTACATGACCTCCAACATCACGCTGATGAAGTGGATGATCGCCAACGGGTACGCCGACGCGCGCACCCTGGAGCGCCGCATCAAGGCGATGGAGGCGTGGATCGCCGATCCGCAGCTGCTGAAGCCGGACGCCGACGCCGAGTATGCCGCGGTGATCGAGATCGATCTGGCCGACATCAAGGAGCCGATCCTGGCCTGCCCGAACGATCCAGACGACGTGAAGACGCTGTCCGAGGTCGCCGGCGACAAGATCGACGAGGTGTTCATCGGCTCCTGCATGACCAACATCGGCCACTTCCGCGCCGCCGGTAAGATCCTGAACGGCAAGTCGGACATCCCGACCCGCCTGTGGATCGCCCCGCCGACGAAGATGGACGCGATGATGCTGACCGAGGAAGGCTATTACGCCACCCTCGGCAAGGCCGGTGCGCGCATGGAGATGCCGGGCTGCTCGCTGTGCATGGGCAACCAGGCGCAGATCCGCAAGGGCTCGACCGCCATCTCGACCTCGACCCGCAACTTCCCGAACCGTCTGGGCATCGACACCCGCGTCTACCTGTCGTCGGCCGAACTGGCCGCCGTCGCGGCGCTGCTGGGCAAGATCCCGACCAACGAGGAGTATCTGGCCCAGGTCGGCGTGGTGAACAAGGCCGCCGCCGACGTCTACCGCTACATGAACTTCGACCAGATCCCGGCTTTCCAGGAAGTCGCGGAAAAGGTCGCCGTCCCGGCCTGA